In Thunnus albacares chromosome 10, fThuAlb1.1, whole genome shotgun sequence, a single window of DNA contains:
- the dcps gene encoding m7GpppX diphosphatase, translated as MADTTTKREPDGVGPDDLTVKVKRAKTDSENGGGEVGEESETNVLSGFQTSAVLSDSAREKNIFIRGKLADQDAVVILEKTPIREDSLAEIFSGSRLKLEMKNDIYSTYRLQPPPHLNEVKTTVVCPATEKHIKKYQRQESFLVEETGEDYQAITLPYIQKQSFSVQWVHNILEKKAEAERIVFEDPDQEVGFVLLPDFKWDQKQVDDLYLIAIVHQRNIKSLRDLTSEHLPLLQNIFQKGKETILQRFNLPASKLRVYLHYQPSYYHLHVHFTKLGYEAPGCGVERAHLLADVIQNLQADPQYYKTRTLYFPLRADDGLLSKFKEAGRL; from the exons ATGGCAGACACAACAACTAAACGTGAACCTGACGGTGTTGGACCTGATGACTTAACTGTCAAAGTAAAGAGGGCGAAAACGGACTCCGAGAACGGAGGAGGAGAAGTTGGAGAGGAATCTGAAACAAATGTTCTGTCTGGCTTCCAAACCTCCGCCGTGCTGAGTGACTCTGCCCGggagaaaaacatctttatcCGGGGAAAG CTTGCTGATCAGGATGCTGTGGTTATCCTGGAGAAGACTCCCATCAGAGAGGACAGCCTGGCTGAGATCTTCAGTGGCTCCAGGCTGAAGCTGGAGATGAAGAACGACATCTACAGCACATACCGCCTCCAGCCTCCCCCTCATCTCAATG AGGTCAAGACTACAGTGGTGTGTCCGGCCACAGAGAAGCATATAAAGAAATACCAGCGTCAGGAGAGTTTCCTGGTGGAGGAGACGGGCGAAGACTATCAGGCCATCACTCTGCCCTACATTCAGAAGCAGAGTTTTAGCGTGCAA TGGGTACACAACATCCTGGAGAAGAAAGCAGAGGCTGAGCGGATAGTTTTTGAAGATCCAGACCAGGAGGTTGGCTTTGTCCTCCTGCCGGATTTCAAATGGGACCAGAAACAG GTGGATGATTTATACCTGATTGCCATAGTGCATCAGAGGAACATCAAGAGTCTCAGAGATCTGACGTCAGAGCATCTGCCACTGCTTCAAAACATCTTCCAGAAAGGGAAG GAGACAATCCTGCAGCGCTTCAACCTGCCAGCCAGTAAGCTGAGAGTCTACCTGCACTACCAGCCCTCTTACTACCACCTCCACGTCCACTTCACCAAGCTGGGCTACGAGGCGCCGGGCTGCGGCGTGGAGCGTGCCCATCTCCTCGCAGACGTTATCCAAAACCTCCAGGCAGACCCGCAGTACTACAAAACCAGAACCCTCTACTTCCCCCTGAGGGCGGACGACGGATTGCTCAGCAAGTTCAAGGAGGCGGGGAGGCTGTGA
- the ids gene encoding iduronate 2-sulfatase — MYISAQICLLLLVLHTLTLAAARRERRNVLLIMADDLRTSLGCYGDSMVKSPNIDQLASKSQVFLNAYAQQAVCAPSRISMLTSRRPDTTRLYDFNSYWRVHSGNYTTLPQYFKSRGYFTMSVGKVFHPGIASNHTDDYPYSWSIPAYHPASFRFEKQKMCKGEDGKLHANLLCAVNVTEQPGGTLPDMESTDEAVSLMKSRANDDTPFFLAVGFHKPHIPFRIPQEYLSLYPIDQMTLAPDPDVPKLLPPVAYNPWTDVRRRDDVQKLNISFPYGPIPKDFQLRIRQHYYAAVSYMDAQVGRLLSALDELGLADSTMVVFASDHGWSLGEHGEWAKYSNFDVTTRVPLIFYVPGVTAVHGWMEGSTFPFIDVLSQSELNFKNEKVIRNVVELVDVFPTISYMAGLRAPEPCPDVSFQEELCTEGDNLAYTFRHRERGENEEAISFSQYPRPADTPQVNSDLPDLKDIKVMGYSLRSWDYRYTLWLGFNPKTFQVNVTDVHAGELYMLADDPGQDKNVYDDSDHSVIMRKMTNLPHTVSVQMRMKLQLLYLTAGMKSSRKKA; from the exons ATGTACATATCTGCCCAGATATGTCTTCTGCTGCTGGTTCTTCATACACTGACACTTGCTGCTGCGAGAAGAG AGAGAAGAAATGTGCTTTTGATCATGGCAGATGATCTGCGGACATCATTGGGCTGCTATGGGGACTCAATGGTCAAATCACCAAACATTGATCAACTGGCGTCCAAAAGCCAAGTTTTTCTCAATGCATATGCACAG CAAGCTGTGTGTGCTCCCAGTCGTATATCCATGTTAACCAGCCGCAGACCGGACACGACCAGGCTCTATGATTTCAACTCCTACTGGAGAGTTCACTCTGGAAACTACACGACTCTGCCACAGTACTTTAAATCTAGAGGGTACTTCACCATGTCTGTGGGCAAGGTGTTTCACCCAG gCATCGCCTCTAACCACACTGATGACTACCCTTACAGCTGGTCCATCCCTGCCTACCACCCTGCTTCATTCAGATTTGAGAAACAAAAG ATGTGTAAAGGAGAGGACGGTAAACTGCACGCCAACTTACTGTGTGCGGTGAACGTAACTGAGCAGCCTGGGGGAACCCTCCCTGACATGGAGAGTACAGACGAAGCAGTGAGCTTAATGAAGAGTCGCGCCAACGATGACACTCCTTTCTTCCTTGCTGTTGGCTTTCACAAACCACACATACCCTTCAGGATACCACAG GAGTACCTGAGCCTATATCCTATAGATCAAATGACTCTGGCCCCTGATCCCGATGTTCCCAAACTCCTTCCTCCTGTCGCCTACAACCCCTGGACAGATGTGAGGAGGAGAGACGATGTCCAAAAACTCAACATTAGCTTCCCCTATGGGCCAATCCCTAAAGACTTCCAA CTGCGTATCCGTCAGCACTACTACGCTGCTGTGTCTTATATGGACGCTCAGGTTGGACGGCTGCTCAGTGCTCTTGATGAGCTGGGGCTGGCTGACAGCACCATGGTGGTGTTCGCCTCAGATCACG GTTGGTCGTTGGGTGAGCACGGCGAATGggcaaaatattcaaattttgatGTGACTACACGGGTCCCTCTTATCTTCTACGTTCCTGGTGTCACTGCAGTCCATGGTTGGATGGAAGGGTCTACCTTTCCCTTTATTGATGTCTTAAGTCAATCAGAACTCAACTTTAAGA atgaAAAAGTAATAAGAAACGTGGTGGAACTGGTGGATGTTTTTCCCACCATTTCCTACATGGCTGGCCTGAGAGCACCTGAACCATGTCCTGATGTTTCTTTCCAG GAGGAGTTGTGTACAGAAGGAGACAACCTGGCCTACACCttcagacacagagaaagaggagagaacgAGGAGGCCATATCCTTTAGCCAGTACCCTCGACCTGCTGATACACCACAG GTGAACTCTGACCTCCCTGACCTTAAAGACATAAAGGTCATGGGTTACTCTCTACGCTCCTGGGACTATAGATACACTCTGTGGCTGGGCTTCAACCCCAAAACATTCCAG GTGAATGTAACCGATGTCCATGCTGGAGAGTTATACATGTTAGCAGATGATCCGGGTCAGGACAAGAATGTCTATGATGACTCTGACCACAGTGTGATAATGAGGAAAATGACCAACTTGCCCCAT ACTGTGAGTGTGCAGATGAGAAtgaagctgcagctcctctacCTCACAGCAGGGATGAAAAGCAGTCGAAAGAAGGCGTGA